The following proteins are encoded in a genomic region of Peromyscus eremicus chromosome 14, PerEre_H2_v1, whole genome shotgun sequence:
- the Pigh gene encoding phosphatidylinositol N-acetylglucosaminyltransferase subunit H isoform X2 encodes MEDEKSYSDICGGRLALRRRYYSPYCREFGLSSARLSLRSLTAVTCAVWLTAYGLFTLCENSMILSAAIFITIIGLLGYLHFVKIDQETLLIIDSLGIQMTSSYASGKESTTFIEMDKVKDVIINEAIYMKVIYYLCILLKDPAKPQEISQVVPVFQSAKPRLDCLIEVYRSCQEILAHQKATSTSP; translated from the exons ATGGAGGACGAGAAGAGCTATTCGGACATCTGCGGCGGGCGCCTGGCCCTGCGGCGCCGCTACTACTCGCCGTACTGCCGCGAGTTCGGCCTCAGCTCGGCTCGGCTATCGCTGCGCTCGCTCACCGCGGTCACCTGCGCCGTGTGGCTGACGGCCTACGGACTCTTCACCCTGTGCGAG AATAGCATGATCCTCTCTGCTGCCATCTTCATCACCATCATAGGCCTGCTTGGTTACCTCCACTTTGTGAAGATTGATCAGGAGACTCTATTAATCATCGATTCACTTGGCATCCAGATGACTTCATCCTATGCTTCAGGCAAAGAAAGTACCACCTTCATAGAGATGGACAAGGTCAAGGATGTTATCATCAATGAGGCTATTTACATG AAGGTGATTTACTACCTCTGCATTTTATtgaaggatccagcaaagccaCAGGAGATATCCCAAGTAGTTCCTGTCTTCCAG AGTGCCAAGCCCCGGTTGGACTGCTTGATTGAAGTATACAGGAGCTGCCAGGAGATTCTGGCACACCAGAAAGCCACATCAACAAGCCCATGA
- the Pigh gene encoding phosphatidylinositol N-acetylglucosaminyltransferase subunit H isoform X1: protein MEDEKSYSDICGGRLALRRRYYSPYCREFGLSSARLSLRSLTAVTCAVWLTAYGLFTLCENSMILSAAIFITIIGLLGYLHFVKIDQETLLIIDSLGIQMTSSYASGKESTTFIEMDKVKDVIINEAIYMQKVIYYLCILLKDPAKPQEISQVVPVFQSAKPRLDCLIEVYRSCQEILAHQKATSTSP, encoded by the exons ATGGAGGACGAGAAGAGCTATTCGGACATCTGCGGCGGGCGCCTGGCCCTGCGGCGCCGCTACTACTCGCCGTACTGCCGCGAGTTCGGCCTCAGCTCGGCTCGGCTATCGCTGCGCTCGCTCACCGCGGTCACCTGCGCCGTGTGGCTGACGGCCTACGGACTCTTCACCCTGTGCGAG AATAGCATGATCCTCTCTGCTGCCATCTTCATCACCATCATAGGCCTGCTTGGTTACCTCCACTTTGTGAAGATTGATCAGGAGACTCTATTAATCATCGATTCACTTGGCATCCAGATGACTTCATCCTATGCTTCAGGCAAAGAAAGTACCACCTTCATAGAGATGGACAAGGTCAAGGATGTTATCATCAATGAGGCTATTTACATG CAGAAGGTGATTTACTACCTCTGCATTTTATtgaaggatccagcaaagccaCAGGAGATATCCCAAGTAGTTCCTGTCTTCCAG AGTGCCAAGCCCCGGTTGGACTGCTTGATTGAAGTATACAGGAGCTGCCAGGAGATTCTGGCACACCAGAAAGCCACATCAACAAGCCCATGA